The sequence below is a genomic window from Trichosurus vulpecula isolate mTriVul1 chromosome 5, mTriVul1.pri, whole genome shotgun sequence.
GTCACTGTTAAAGTTGGTTCCTCACCAACCCACGTATCTGGCCAATATATATCAAACACATACAGTGGATAAGGCCCTCTGCTAAGGCCTGTGAGATACAAAGGTACAAAACAAGGCTACTATCCATTCCAAAGCTTACAGCACAGTACAGGAAAAGAAATCAGATATACAAATAACCACCCAGAGAATAACAGGAATAGCATTATGCTAGAGAAGCAGGAGTCCCAGGTTTTTTGTGCATTCTCCTTTTGTTTTAAGCTTGTAACTCTGAGCAAATCATTGCTTCTGGCCTTACCTGTATCAGATGTTCTTTCAAAGTCTCTTTTACATCTCAAATATAGGATTCTACTTTAAGTAGCTAAGTCAGTTAGGTAAAAATTAAAACAGGATTTCTACAGAGACTCCAGAGATCTTAACACAGAGAGAGTAGCCCCTTACCCAAGGACACCAATGTTTCATAGTTTCCTCTCATCACATGTTTGTAGAGCTCCTTCTGCCACTCATCCAGGTTCCCCCACTCCTGCTCTGAGAAATACACAGCCACATCTTCAATAATCACAGGTACCTGGAAGATAGATGAGATACCCATTTTGGAGTCACATTGGAGTCTCATCCTGGCAATTTCTAGGGTTCTCTGCTAAAACTCCAGTAAATAAGTGTTAATCTCCCCTAGGCCTCAAGATGCTTGTGGTTGAACAGGGTTAAGCAGGGTTAGTTTTGCTTTTCCTATTCCATATGTCCTCCCATGTCCAGCTCCAAGCTGAAGGCTACTTACAGGTTTTCTCTACTTTTATAGTCAGTTCCTAGTATACCTGTTACCATAGTGACCCCTCCTTATACTCTCCAACATCaaagctcttccttttcttctgtccaGGATGATTATACCTATCCTTCCCAAATATCCCAAAGTTCCTTGGAATATCTGGCTGACTAGCTCTAGGGACAAAGAATTCTGCCTTCCACTGGCTCTGAGCCTGCTGTCACTGACCTTTTTAAGAACATTACGTACCAAGCTATATCTACCAGGAGATTACCTTGGGGACCTCGCCCTTGCTGCCTGGGGGGAGCCGCAGGATCCAGAAGTTCCTGTTTCTGAGCAGGTTCTCCATATTCTCTAGTCTCCTCTGGAGTAGCCCATACTCCTGGAGCAGGGTGCCCAGCACAGCCCATTTGCCCTCTAGCTGGTTTCCAAACTCCACTGCTGTCTTCTCACAATCAACCAACTTCTTCTCCGCTGTCCCTGTCCGCCCCTCCAGGGTCTGTAAGCGGGCAGCCTGGGACTCTACCTTCTGCTCCACAGCCTGAATGGAAGCCAGGATAGCCAGCAGTGAGATCTCAGCTGACTGGATCTGGGCTTCTCGCTGAGGGACAGTAGGAGACGCTGGAGGCGCTGGGTGCTGTATGCTGGTGTCCCATTCCTGAGACTAAACAcaaggaaagacagaaacaagTGAGGGTGAGAGGGTAGGAGGAAGTCATCTCCACTAACCATAATCAGCAACAAAGAGGCAGTGGCTGAGAACTGTGCCTGAGCTATGGAAACAGAGTCCCAGTCTCAAGGAGGGAAGGTTCTGAGAGGCACTGCTACCACTGGAATAACtggctgggttcaagttccagctgGGGAGTCACTTACTTCACAGCTTAGAACCTGTCTCTTAACTCACTGCTCTCGTCTCAAAGGCTCCTGGGTTCTGAGAGTCTATAATTTTGAGACCACACTACGGCCAAGATTTTACACTACTCTATTTCacctatctgtgcctcagtttcctcatctgtaaaattatatcATCTATTATAACACtagtatagatatatatagcatttcaagatttacaaagcaccttacaaTAATTCCATTTTGTCCTCAAGACAATccaaggaggtaggtgctatcatctccatttaacagatgaggaaactgaggcagacagaggttaagtgacttgtccagggtcacacagtaagtatcaaAAGCTAGATTTTAACAactttcctgacctcaggccccaTATTCTATCTAGAGCAAAGTAccttgtaaactgtaaagtgctacagaaatgtgagttgttaacTCCTTCCCGGGACCAATACATTCAAACAACCCCTGCTACACAGTTGACTTCATTTACTAAACACTTGCTACAGAGAGAAGGTAAGAGATTATAAAAGGACTTCTGCTTCCTGTAAGAATTTCCAGCCTAAAGTGGGAAGATAAGCAACATCATATGAGAAGAAcataagatcaaaatggaaaaCTTCAAATTTACCGCTATTTgtaggcttttgtttttgttttgccattttatGCCTTCCCCTCAACCTCACTCATTTTCTCACACTGCTTAGTAAATACCATCTGCTGGGAGACTGGCTTAAATAGTAATAAGAGTTTCCTTTAGAAGGTAtaataatggggcagctaggtggcacagtgagtagaggtcctggagtcaggaggccctgagttcaaatacgaccccagacacttgacacacttactagctgtgtgactttgagcaagccacttaaccccaactgccctgccttccccaaaccccagggagggggtggagagggaagagaaggaatgatAATGCTCTTAGttgcttcagagaaacctgggctATCCTGGAATTGTAACGACTGCCTGAAGAGAGGGCCCCTTGAGAGGAGGAATCGGGTCTCACAGTTATTTGTGTTCCTCATATCCCCAACAACTCCTTGCACACAGAAGACTCTCAAAGAAGCACTGGATGATAACGATCACTTTACCGAGAGCTTGAAATAAATTTTGTTGGTATCAGAATTTGGTCTGATTATCCGcgcaggaaaaagaaaagtggatAAAGAAAACCTATTGTCCAGACTAAGATATCTAATTAGACAACCTGTATAGCTGGTTCAACAGTACATATATTTTGGATAGACAAtgcagatggacaatgaattgGCATCAGAattgaggaggaggaaagggaagagaaaggtggcagggggaggaaggaaaacaggTTAAATGGCACTTGGGAAATTTCTCAGAGCTTTCTTCTAAGTTTCTCCCTAAAACAAAACCCCAACATTATGAacgaatgaaacatttattaaatgcttactatatgtaaagcactgtactaagcattgggcATATAAATACCATATACTTCGtaacaccaacattcttccagtgttACTTCATGGCTTTGAATCATAGGATACTATagtctcagagaaagcaaaattgCAGATCATTGAAAGGTAGCTAAAGTATGGTAAGTGAAGTCAGGTCACAGAATACTACAAATAATGAATTACACAAAGTAGCATAAAGTATATCAAAGCAGTGTATGAACAGAACAGAAGGCCCCATCATGCAATATGAGGTATGTAACAGATATTCAGTTTCATATGtaatcctcttttttgttttctgtctatagaaatgttcatgtttCTGGATGACTTGTGttagtaaaaaaattttttttaataaattttaagaaaaaacctTCAAAAAATTATAATCTTAACACATAAAAACAGAAATCAGGGGCTAGTTGATGATTTATTAAAAGGATTCCTCAAGGGAAGTTCCTTAATATCTTTAAAATGTGGCCCAGGTTATACTTTACTTACAATCAAGTTGTAAATAAACTACATAAAGTAATTTTATGGTATGACACACACCTGTGCTATGGGGATGTGGGAGTAACAGGGCAATTCACTAGTAGGAGTGATCGATTAGTGAAGGTTTTAAGGGGGGGACAGAACACAGATCGATACGGCGACCGTAATTTCTGAGAAACAACAATTCCAATTTCTACATGGAAATGTAGTGTTTTAATGTTTACACAggactttcctcataacaaccaaaCAAGATAGGGAAAGTatgactatctccattttacagatgaggaaactgagatcctgaGATGTTAAGGGATCACACAGCTTAGTACTGCAGCTGAGAATTGAACCCATGTACCTTGAGTCCAAGTAAAAaccttctttctactataccacgcTCACTCCCTAAATTAAGGCATCAACCCACCAACAAACAATAGAGCTACGATAGATTTGGAGGGGGCAGAATAGGAGTGGGACAGAAGATAAGTAGTTTAGGATCTTCAAAATGACATTATAGAGCTTGGGTTTGATGTCTCAAAGTTTTGGCACTACCAGTAGAAGCTTCTTGGGGGATCTCTGGTCCAGTCTCCAAATCTGACAGAGGATGGGAGGATATGGTCAAAATTCAAGGCAGTTAAATTGAAACCTGTTATGtatatcattcattcaacaggcattcattaagtacctactttgtgctgggcactgggacTCTAATCCCTTCCCTGCCAGTCCTTCCCATGACTCATCTGGATCTGGCAGTGGGTCCATAATCATTTATGAATCATCTGAtatgtgtaccaggcactattctaggtaatagggatacaaagacagaaatgaaataggtCCTGCCCTTGAGGGGCTTACAtgccaaaggaaaacaatgatttGAAAAGTAGTACAGCAGAAGAAATATTCAATCAAGTAACTTAAGAGCCAGTTTCAAGTTTGATGCTAACAGAGAGTATGCCTGTGAACAAGTTCCTTCACTCCTCTGGGCCTACTTTCTCACATGAAGGAGAtggcttgattttttaaaaatttattttttatttttagtttacaacactcagttccacaagttcttgagtttcaaattttctccccgtctctcttcccccctcctccccaagacagcatgtaatccaatacaggttttacatataccttcacattaaacttatttttacaacaatcaagttgtaaagaagaactataaccaatggaatgaaccatgagaaagaagaagcaaaaccaaaaaagaaaaaaaaaagagtaaatagtttgcttcaatctgcattcagactccataattcttcctctggaaatggacagttttttccatcatgagtcttttggagctgtcttggaaccttgcattgttgagaagagccaagtctatcaaagttagtcatcacagataccgagtgactgtaatcatgtataatgtactcctggttctactcccctcactcggcatcggttcatataaatcttcccaggttattaggaagtccatctgctcctcatttcttatagcacagtggtattccattacattcatataccacaactgatttaaccattccccaattgatgggcatccctttgatttccaattctttgccactataaaaagagctgctataaatatttttgaacatatgggttgGCTTGATTTTTAATAACTGAATTGGATaatttttaaggtctcttccaactctttgaGTATCCATCCTGTGCTTGGTAATAATAAAAGATACCTTAAAAAGGCTCATAATCTACTTGGAAAGACAAAATTAACATGtataagaagaataagaaaagaattaACTGCCAAATAAGTGACTAAGtgtttttaaatttcagaaaaaatcaGGTAAGACAGTTTGAAAAGAACTGACTATTCCAAGATGGATTAAACTTagaaaaacagagaggaagagaaagagcattccaagtGTGAAGGGCAGCAGGATGAAACAATATGAATTAAGGTGAAGAATAAGCTTTGTTCACAGGATCATGGGATCAGCCTGGCTGAAGCAGAGAATGCAGGTTAAGGAGCAAAGAACAAATTGTGCTGGCCATCTTGGGGAAGGCCCTGACACTCAAGCAGAAGAATTTGGATTCAGTAGACTAGAGGTTCCTCAAACAGTGTTCCACAGGATACTAGGATTTAGAAcagaaggggctttagagatcatttagttcaaaccctttattttacaaaggctcaggggtgaagtgacttgtctcatACAGCTTtaagagcttcttaaactttatcTACTCATGACCCCAAATCAGTGATTCTtcaacagtttaagaagcactgtacCATATGGATAAGTGTTCTAAGAGAAAAATGTCAATGTTAGTGGTATTTTTCACTAAGATATTGAAGCATGCATCAaaaccattttgtatttgtggGAAGTTTTCAGCATGAAGACAGGCTTAATTTCTCTTATCATGCTCCAAGAATCCTCTCAACCATTCCAATTACAAACCCCTAGGCCCATTACTCCCACTCATTCAGGGAGTCAACATTTATGAGTGTCATCCATGTATCTTAAGACTCAGAGTGTTTCATGGCCATTAGTTTGAAAAACTCTAGCAATAACAGGTTTCCAGTCTATCTCTCTGGGCCgattacacattactctcccACATGAACTTTATGTTCCAGTCAAACAGGCCTACTTGCTAGTCCTTGTACATTGtatttcatcttcagtctttgCCAAGGCTGTTTCCCATGCTTGAAATGCCCACCCTCTACAGCTCAAGTGCCACCAATTCCAATCACTTTGTATACAACCACAACTTATCTGTGAATATATTGTATCCTCCCAGAAGAGTAGCTTGACTAATTTTTTTATGTATCTTTCCATTATCTTgtataatgcctggtacatagtaggcaatttctaaatgtttgttgaacttgtTCACTCAGATTCAGGTGCCGGGAGACCTGGTATTTGACGTATTTCTGCTGAATGAAAAATCAAAGTCACTaaagcttattcctttcctttttgacCCTTTCCAGCTAGGACAAAGGCTAACAAAAAGGGAAAGCTCATTTGGATGACAAGAGAGGGCAGTCACTGAAAGTGGGGGTGAAATCCAAGTCTCAGAAACTTCCCAGGAGTGTGAAATGGAGTCTTACCCTCAGACCGGGAAATAGACCCTCTTCAATTAATAGGCCTGCTTCCTCATTCAAAAATGAACTAAACCATACccaaatatttattcagtcaGGTGcttccagttctcaaattctatggttctatgaacTGCTTGTCCCTTCAGAGTTCTGTAGCCTCCAACCAACCTGAGGCACTTCCATGCCAGGTCAAGCCCAACTACCCAGGAACAAAGACAAAGATAGTTTAGGAGCCTTTGGATAAGAACCCCAGGGTAACCACTTCAAACAACAACCTGATAGCAGGAGTTGGGAGGTGCCATAGTGCTTTCCTAGGATCTGTGAGAGAATAAAAACCTTAGAAAAGGTACTACAGGCCAGCCCCAAATTAGCTCCACCTGGGGATTTGGTCTTTGATCAGGGCATTAAAGGAAGGTTGGGGGAAATCCATGGTCATCGTTCCTTTAATTGTTACAAGTCAAGAAAATGTCCTCAACAGGATTACTTCCTCTTAATTGTTCATCTGTCATAGAGAGATTTATCTAGAATTTTCTATAGGGTGGCAGTTCCTACAGAGTCAGAGATACAATAGGGAATCATTAAGACACAACTAGGTCCCTGTTACCAAGTGTACAAGCTATGCCATGGCTCAAGTCCTGAAATGCAGCTATAACGAGACTCAATTATAAATCAGTCAGCCTACATATGTAAGACCGATTTCCCTTTTCTACCTTCCTACCTTCAGAAAAGAATGGCCAGACTCCTTGAGAGCAGCCTTGCACCCAAATAAGAGAAGACACagacacggggggggggggggggggcagtctcTCCGACGCAGATGTTTGGCCAAGGGCCTGCTTTGGGCTGCAGGTGAGCAGAACAGGGGCCTCTAAGTGTGTCCCTTTTGGCCCCAATGTGGGACGCAAAATGTTCAAGAGGGACGGTGACCCTGGGCTGGAGAATGGAGTTGAAGGTCAGCAAAGAAGCATAAAGGAACCAAGGCGGAGAAAGGGCAGGGGAATCTCCGTGTCTGCAACAAGGCTGCAGGGCCTCTCCTCGCGAACTAACTAGTGCAAACTGGCCCCGGACCGGCCCTGTGACCTCAGGCCTGGACCCTGACCCCGGGGGGCTGGAGCGACGCCCGGGCCTCACCCAGGGGACCCCAGGGTAGGGCGGGGCCTTTCTCGCAAACCTGGGCAGGagtggccgggggggggggggggtctcttaCCGGAGCAGGGGCCGCCTCGGCCATGGCTTTAGTCTCGTTCCGGAACCCCCAGGGAGGCTGCGGCGCAAATGAGCGGGCTCCGAAGCAGTCCGGCCCTCCTGTCTGCACACGGGACTCACACGGGGCCTTCCTTCGGCCAAGCTGGGCTTTGGAGCCGTCAGCGGGGAGGGCGCGGACCCAACACCCCGAGCGGGGGCCCCGGCCGCCGCGAGCTCCCGGAGGGCCGACCCCGAGCTGGGATGCCTCTACCTCCGCAGCTGCTGCCGCCGCGGTCCGGCCTCGCGCTCAGCTCGGGCCCCTCAACCTCGGCTCGCCTCAGTCCGGGCTTGCCCGCGCTCTGCTCCTTCCGGCCCCCGCTCTGCAGCACCTGCGCCCCGGCCTGCCTGcggctcctgctcctgctcctgctcctgctcctctgCAGCGCGAGCCCCACAGCTGCTGCAGCTGCCGCCGTGTTGATAACCACTGCATCCTGGGAGCTCAGCGCCCTCATTGGCTGGCGGGGGAAGGAGAAGCGCTCGGCGCCTCCTCCCGGCCGCGGAGCGCACAGCGCCCCCTAGGGCCCGTAGGAGCGAACGGCAGCAAGGCGGCCCCCGCTCGCTCCGTCAGTGTCCTTGGGGCCGCTTGCAGCCGTGGCCCGTCAAGTGATCGGAGCGGGGCCGTCCGGGCAAGACCCTCCCGGCTCTGCGCTCAGCCGTCTGCACGTGCTGCCCGCGCCCCCTTTGGCTCTTACATAGGGGTCCCAGATCTTCGTGCAGGATTAAGCTTATTAGTCTTATCAAGCTAAAAACGGCACGGAGGCGTTTGGGAGCGCCGTATAGACCGGCCGTCGGAGGTCGACTAGACCAAACTGGGCGTCCAGAAggaccctcccccacccacataCAAGGGCATTCCTCCGAGCTCTGCAGTGACCCAGAACCATTTCTTGTCTGAGCAGCTAATTATCACGGGTAGACATCTGCTTCTAGGCCACCCACGCCCAGCTAACCGTAACCTCGACGCCCTAAACGATTTAATCCTCCAGGTCCAAATCCGATCCCTCCTCCTCCGGGAAGCTTCCCGGTTTATGAAGGGCTCGCTCTCTACTGGGGCTGTACAAAGCCCCTGGCAGGGCGCGATCTAAGAGGCGCTGCGTGTTTGGCAAACCGTCATGCGTGCACAAGTACTCACTAAGCACAGTGTGGGAGGCCATGCACTTCTATCTCTAGTCTATCTACATGCAGGGGAGGTTAGAGAAGGAAGGTGTTCGGGGCCCAAACCAACATTTGTAGAGCAGGCCCAGGAGTTGCAATGGGATCTTCACCCTGAGAAACAACCTTATTGCCGAGGTTCCAAGAGGAAatacccctccccctgccccccaagtaTCAGTCTTATCGTTGAAACCCAGCCATAGGCCTGCACCACTTCCTGCCCAAATGCCACAGTTTGGGGAGGCTACATCTTTTcagtaaaaaagaaacattagttCCTTTCCCAAAACCCTGGTGGAGCTCAACTGAGCCCTGCGTGTGGCCCCTCTCCTCTTGTgggcaaagggaaaggaagacGCTCCAGCCTTTATGTGATCTACCTTCCTCCCCCCAATAAGTGAGTTCAGAGCAGACTTCATCTTGCAAACTCCCACAGTTGCCTCTCACAGGGACTatggggagggggttggggggtAGAGGAAGGTAGAAGACTGTGTGTCCAGTCAGTAGCTCAAGAGCAAAAAAAGTACAAATGGGAGACCATTTTTCACAAGTGACTCCTCCAAAACACACAAGGAAAGGGGGGCTCAGGAGGTAGTTGGTGCCACTATCAGGAAAACGGCTTTACCTTAACAGAGGCTGCTTTTCATAGTAGCCCCCCTAACTCCAGGGTTTTATGATAATTCCCATGCTGAGAACTCTTCATACACAGATGAAGTAGGAAGACATCCATATTTGAAATCAAAGTTCCCAAATATTTCCTTAAGGAGCTGCTGGTTCGTGCCTCAAATTCTTCTAAGATTTAgcttttacaaaatgttttatccCCAGctacaaattacaaatatgttAAGTTTTATCAGCTATTCTTCCACTGTTATTCCTAAGAACAAATTTtaattgggggagggaaagagtggGGAAATGAGTATAAGGGTGCTTTGGAGGGGGTTATCCTCAGAAAGTGAGGATAACAAGTATTTTGCATTCATTGACTTACTGTAGCCCAACAAGcacttttccaaaggaaaaaaaagcatgaaaggAATTATCATCCccaaccaagagagagaaaaaacggGAATCCAGAGTAAGCTTGTGATTTTCCCAAATGACAAAGGGGAGTCTAATATTGTTTGTCCCAGTTCGGGCTCATTCTACTTCACCTGTGATGAATGAGTTGGAGTAATCAACAGAGTCCATATGCACCAGAATGGGTTCCCCTGTTGTTTTTTTGAGAcacaaataaaattttcaaataaaaccTTAAAGACTCCTAAGCTAAGTGGGTTGAAGGTCACTGGTAGCCAGGTTAGCTGCCTTTCTCTCTGCTGGATTGAGGGGATTTTTACCTCCCAAGGTAATTTTTTGTTATCCACAGAGACAGATGTTTGGCTAGAATCACATTACACATAAGCAGGTATAGTCCAGGAGAAATGgattttttctggtttttccaTAAAAGCACAAGTCAAATTTGGATGAAATAATAGATACCATTGTATAGTGGAAAAAACATTGGTAGAAACAAGTTTGAATGTCCAATTAAGCCACTCTATCCTGAACCTCATTCATCGATATCATCTTCTATAAAAGGAAGATGATGATCCTTGTCTCAGATACCACAGCTGTGAGGACAGcactttataaaccataaagaGCTACAGAGATGTaagataattattattactagtagGGATGTAAAAGAACTTTGCataaaaaaattagggaaaatgcTGGACAAATGCCACACCTACTCTGGCGGCCTGAGGATAGTGATCACAGGCTCTAAAATCCTAGCTAGCTCAAGGTTCACTCCTCTTAAAAGATGACTGAACTTTTTTTACAGCTTTACATGTGTGGGTGTGCACATGTGTggatgtacatatacacacatatatacagacatttGTGTGCATACAAAGTACATATGTgttcaaatacatacacacatatatatacacacacaccatttaaatatgtacatacagagCCAGATGTACTGTGGGTAAACCTCTCTCTACTTACACATGCAGTCAGAGCCACTGCATGGCAACTTCTCTCTCACtctacacacagagacacacacacatacacacacacacatacacacccctggAGGCACTGTGTCAGCTTCTACCAAGTCCTCCCGTACTGTTTTAAGATAACTCAGACCActtatgtgagaaaaaaaaaaaaaaactccattggaaaaaaaaattgaagacaaacaTTAGAACAACCATAAAGGAAAAATCATGACAGTGATTCTCCTCGGGGAAATGCTGAACCCAAATGCACATTGCTCCAGAGGCCTGAGTATACAAAATAGCACCTGGGCCCTTATCAGAACTCCAGTGGGAAGTCCATGGAAGGGGAGTGAGGAAATGCCATGCAGGTTACATTGGGGCTTGAGAGAGAGGCCAATTAACACACCCAGGTCCCAGCCCACCATTGTGTGCCCAGTGCTAAGTGGCCCCACCTCGTCGTGCCCACCCCCCCCAAGAGcccatctcctttgatcctctggGCTCAG
It includes:
- the LOC118849970 gene encoding protein ZNF783-like (The sequence of the model RefSeq protein was modified relative to this genomic sequence to represent the inferred CDS: added 242 bases not found in genome assembly), with amino-acid sequence MAEAAPAPSQEWDTSIQHPAPPASPTVPQREAQIQSAEISLLAILASIQAVEQKVESQAARLQTLEGRTGTAEKKLVDCEKTAVEFGNQLEGKWAVLGTLLQEYGLLQRRLENMENLLRNRNFWILRLPPGSKGEVPKVPVIIEDVAVYFSEQEWGNLDEWQKELYKHVMRGNYETLVSLDYAISKPDLLSRIEQGEEPCSQELSNTEERENPAHPSAETSTLVSSQDVLPWIKQEGGCGRNPQSLQESEISTDLCTVQHPSRNRQTDSLGVVLLSLIFNTVLRSLQSGIMIEWSQRP